A stretch of Camelina sativa cultivar DH55 chromosome 18, Cs, whole genome shotgun sequence DNA encodes these proteins:
- the LOC104761222 gene encoding protein 108-like gives MAVSSSSSKSIMKVAVMVMLVVMAATVVDGQSCNAQLSGLNVCGEFVVPGADRTNPSAECCNALEAVPNECLCNTFRIASRLPSRCNIPTLSCS, from the coding sequence atggcaGTCTCATCCAGCTCGTCCAAGTCGATCATGAAGGTGGCAGTGATGGTAATGCTCGTTGTGATGGCAGCGACGGTGGTCGATGGACAGAGCTGCAATGCACAGCTTAGTGGACTGAACGTGTGTGGTGAGTTTGTGGTTCCTGGAGCTGACAGGACCAACCCGAGTGCAGAGTGTTGCAATGCTCTTGAGGCAGTGCCTAACGAATGCCTTTGTAACACGTTCCGCATTGCTTCTAGGCTTCCCTCTCGCTGCAACATCCCTACACTTTCCTGCAGTTGA